CTTTTTATATCCAGCATCTTCTAATGCAGCATAGGCAGCATCAATCTGAGCATCAAGCATGTTATCATAGTGAAGATCAGTTTTCGGATCGTAAATACCCTGAGTTTTCTGAAAAAGAGCATAATTAATGTCAATATTTTCTGGGTCGCCCATATAGGCAAGGAACGGATAAGCATTCAAGCAGAATGGTGAGCCAATCTGAGAGAAGAACTCCAAGAGTGGCTTCATAAATTGAGCAACATTGTCTCTAAATACACACGAAGATGGGGGATAGGAATTAGCAAAAACAGCTTGTGAATGTGCAGTAGTAATCTGAACTACATCAGCTAAATGAAGCTTTTTAAGGGCATTGTGAATATTTTTAACTGCACCCAGAAGAGCTCCCCAGAGTTCGTAATCACTTCCTCCCAAAACTTCATTCCCTATAGCAATACCACGAATGCTAGTTTTGGGTAGAAATGCCTGCACATTTTCTTTAACCCAAGTTATTGCATTGCTTGCGTTAGCACTCATTTCTTTTACATAGCCATTTGGAAGCCCAACCACAAGTTCAAGGCCTGTCCCACTAAATGCTTTGAGAACACTATGATCAAAATCATAGATCCTAACATTCCTTATCTTTGCTGCCCTGAGAAGTGTCACAACTTCATCAGGTGAAGGGATGTTATCAGCAATTCTTCCATAATTTATTCCATATGCTCCGGTGAACGCTTGTACTGTTGGAGGTGCTGCAGGAAAAATAGAAAGGGAAAAGGAAAGCTTAAATAAACAAGCTATCATTCACTTGTATCCACCAAAagcaagtaaaaagaaaatatgacaGCAATAAATTCTCGCCACTCGCCAGTCCCCAGATGATTATAATAAGCCCTTGTGTTTCTTGGAGGAAGAAATACAGCTTTTTTGCCTATTTTCGAAACATCCATGACAGTTCTCGAAAGCTTTGATCATTTTTCTCATGAAAAACTAATGAGTTGCAAGAAAGATGAATGAAAAGCTGAGTTAAAGAAAATTACAGAACTCTACAACATTTACTCAGATGGACGAAATAAGGAAAAGGTAAGAAACTAAAGATCCACAATAACCAATAATACACGAAGCAAAATTCTGTAATAGTGGATCATCCATAGACATTAAGAAGCACTAAGCAAATGTCCATTAAGCTGTATGCTTAGAAACCAACGGTTAGATCCACCAAAGAATTGATGCATTAAAATTCTAAGAAAAGCAAGAAAATTTGCTCGtaatttcattttcttatatttattaatttctttccaAAAACAATAACAAGAAGCGACTGTCTCAAAACAATACAAGCAACCATAAAAGGGAAGAAAACAAATAATCTCAAGCCTTCTAGTCGACTATAGTCAGCATACTTTCAAATTACCGAAAATTAAGAGCGTCCCAACGAAAAACCAAGCCCGATTGCGATATCAAGAAACCAATCGctgaaaacaattaaaacaaaCTGATACTGATCTAAATTCCCTTCAATCAAGCAAACATTAGGATCAAACCAAGTAAGATAGAAACAAGAAGCACACAGCATAACGACtgaaaatcaaaagaaaaccCAAAAATTCAAACAAGCAAAAGGAAAGctaagagaagagagagagagagagtaccaATTGAAGCACAGAAgagcaagaagatgaacaagAAAAGATGGAAACTTTTCATTGCCTTGGTAAAGAAAGAATCATCAAATCTTTTTGGCAAAGATCTAGAAGTGAATAAAAACCTCCTAAACAGCATCTACAATgatgcttcttcttcttattcttcaaCTGTTGGCATGCCATaacacatataaaaaaaaacaaaaaaaaaaaattcccccTTCTCACTTTTTACATGCACAAGTTCCAAACTTTACTTCTACCCATCAATCGCTCTTTCTCTATCTTTCCCTGTTTGGATTAAGAGTCTTAAGTTTTGATTCAAATCTGAGAAAAAAATTTCTGGGCATGTGTAGGAGAGTGGAAATGAGAGCAGAGGAGATGAAGTTCTTTTTGGCGGTCGTTTTCTGTGGGACTTTGAGAATGCAGACTGCGTAGCTAGGGGGGAAGTGGGAAAGGGGTCTGGGCTTAttgcttcttctttttctttgattttatttaatatttcttgaaatttataattttttttaataattaaaatcattTGATTGTAAATTGGTTTTTGTAATTAATtgcattttaatttgatttttcttttcgtATTTTGTATTGTAGTTACACGTGTTGGTGTTGCAATTGGTTGGCTTTTACTTGTCTGTTTCAGCTTTCAAGCTATACTACGCCCATAACCTCTGCGATTATTTCATTCTACTTTTTTTCAGCCCACGCGCTCTCTTTATTGCCTGCTCCATAATGGAGTTCGAGTCGGACTGTGAACCGCAATAACATGATCCGAGTCAATGGTTTTGATTTTTGAAATGGATTGAAAGCCTCCTCTTTTCTTAACACTATAtttgattgaattaaaattcttaaaatttttagaattgaattaaattttatattttatgtatttaatttaaataaaaaattcaattttataaaattaattataacaaaaattaagtaatttcaaATTTGGTAGAATTTGgaataaatttcatataatttatataataatatttttaaaattaaaatatccatgtcaaataattttctctttatatttaattaaacttaATTAGTTATAAAGGAtgaaaactataaaattataaatgttaataattattgtaattttaaaatttttaaactgaTCTCAATgcccatttaaaaaataaataaataaactgatACTAAATTAAAGGAGGACTAAAACCGTTTCCACATGAAaccattttgaatttaaaatttttttaattaaaatcatttcTAATTGAAAATCAGTTTTAACTAAAATCAGTTTCAATTGAGAAGcagaatcaataatccatattcaaaatcaaatcacaACTGGCTCGTGATTAAATCTAGAAGCGTATAATTacaaaacatattttttaaaataaagttttaaattttacttatgtaattaagattgattacatttttaaaattgattattGCATGTTTCATGATGTTAGATAttgttaatttgaaattttgaaaatCTCAAATTTCTCCTAAATATTTTAGgatgtaaaaataaaatgtttatattaaattttaaattagcatCGATAATGTCCAGATTTGAAATATAGAATCATGACATTTGTACAAgcgatttgattttgatgaaaTAAGTTAATGAATTAAAATTGGTTTAAAGAGAAGTAAATGTTAAGAGTAAATGAGAGTAATGGACttagatattatatttaaagaggttaaggctTTTTAAAACAGTAAAGTGAATGTTTTAATGAGTGGTTTAGTAGGAATATATATTCTCGATCGAATTAAAATTCTCTATGAAACATCCTATTGAATAGGACAAAAGCGTTATTTTTAGGTAATTCATTAATAGtggataattaattaataaatattaagttAACTTATTCATAATTCATCTGTCACGTATGTTATATTAGCATTGTTCTTCTTTATAGTGGTATGAATTAAAAAAGATACACCTTTTAATTGTGAGTTTTAACTAGACGAGAGATGTTGAAGtttgatataatattttatatattgtgCTTAAAATTGTTTGGCCgagttaaaagaaaagaaatcctTTAAAccctaataaaaaattaaatatatcctaataaaaaattaaatgtatcTGTCATGACTTTAACGGATTTTATATCTGTCGTGATTTTAACGGATCTCGTTATTTATCTATTATAAgtatatgtaaaataatgtaatttttctttaaataaacatttaaggctaaatttatttaatttattaaaatacttttaaaattaatgctTTTAATTACCTatataatgtaaaaatattgtaatataaatcatttttgaatttaatttttatttgatttaaaataattaatttaaattatttaatagttttgtattatatattatatatcattggattttttttttataaatggtCAATGAGAAAGTAATAATTATTCCCGATCAATTTTATAACATTCctattgtaattttattgtgCTGAATCGATGTATAATTGATATATCAGAATTAAACTCTCAAATATTGTAGTTCGCTAGTATTTCGGG
This Manihot esculenta cultivar AM560-2 chromosome 6, M.esculenta_v8, whole genome shotgun sequence DNA region includes the following protein-coding sequences:
- the LOC110617531 gene encoding glucan endo-1,3-beta-glucosidase 14; its protein translation is MLFRRFLFTSRSLPKRFDDSFFTKAMKSFHLFLFIFLLFCASIAPPTVQAFTGAYGINYGRIADNIPSPDEVVTLLRAAKIRNVRIYDFDHSVLKAFSGTGLELVVGLPNGYVKEMSANASNAITWVKENVQAFLPKTSIRGIAIGNEVLGGSDYELWGALLGAVKNIHNALKKLHLADVVQITTAHSQAVFANSYPPSSCVFRDNVAQFMKPLLEFFSQIGSPFCLNAYPFLAYMGDPENIDINYALFQKTQGIYDPKTDLHYDNMLDAQIDAAYAALEDAGYKKMEVIVTETGWASHGDDNEVAATADNARTYNYNLRKRLAKKKGTPFRPKIVVKAYIFAIFNEDMKPGPTSERNYGLFKADGSISYDIGFHGLKSSSADSLHFSMKAVQGQGSSRSCFLILTISAVASLLFLRQ